From the genome of Limisalsivibrio acetivorans, one region includes:
- a CDS encoding hybrid sensor histidine kinase/response regulator, with protein sequence MPNSKKLIYIIDDSSSYRTLLKAILNSYGFENVTTFDSALEAMEAMIDSARNNKPLPSLIMMDVVMPGIDGIEATRKIKSDQKFSDIPIIIITVKDDEASLEKAFEAGAADYVIKPVTKLALRARVQSLLKLKNEIDNRKQREKELESLTKRLEELNETKNRFLGTAAHDLRSPLSSIRGFSEFLLEELEGKLDEDQTGMLDMIHDTSSSMLNLVNNLLDVAVIESGKFDLFLEKHSMVKLTESRLQLLSNLAVQKQIALLTDLKPVPETMLDVQRMGQVIDNLISNAIKFSPEKSSVMIKMHEEGGYIHVSISDQGVGISDEDMPKLFGAFQKLGSKPTGGEKSTGLGLSIVKKIVTAHGGDIKADSKEGEGTTMTFTLPVKEQ encoded by the coding sequence CATTCTCAACAGCTACGGTTTTGAGAATGTAACCACCTTCGATTCCGCATTGGAAGCGATGGAGGCTATGATCGATTCTGCCAGGAACAACAAACCCCTCCCCTCCCTTATCATGATGGATGTTGTAATGCCCGGCATAGATGGTATCGAGGCCACCAGAAAGATAAAGTCCGACCAGAAGTTTTCGGACATACCCATAATAATTATCACCGTTAAGGACGACGAAGCATCCCTTGAAAAAGCCTTTGAAGCGGGTGCGGCGGATTACGTTATCAAGCCGGTAACCAAGCTTGCTCTGCGTGCCAGGGTTCAATCCCTGCTTAAGCTGAAAAACGAGATAGACAACAGAAAGCAGAGAGAGAAAGAGCTGGAGAGCCTTACAAAAAGGCTGGAGGAGCTGAACGAAACCAAGAACCGCTTCCTCGGCACAGCCGCCCACGATCTCCGGAGCCCCCTTTCCAGTATCAGAGGCTTTTCCGAATTCCTGCTGGAAGAACTCGAAGGAAAGCTTGATGAGGACCAAACTGGAATGCTGGACATGATCCACGACACCAGCTCCAGTATGCTGAATCTTGTGAATAACCTACTCGATGTAGCAGTTATTGAGAGCGGTAAGTTCGATCTTTTCCTTGAAAAACACTCTATGGTAAAGCTCACAGAGAGCAGGCTTCAACTTTTGAGCAACCTGGCCGTACAAAAGCAGATAGCCCTGCTCACCGACCTCAAACCTGTTCCAGAGACAATGCTTGATGTTCAGCGCATGGGTCAGGTGATAGATAATCTAATAAGTAATGCAATTAAGTTTTCACCTGAGAAAAGCTCTGTTATGATAAAGATGCACGAAGAGGGCGGCTATATACATGTCAGCATCTCTGACCAGGGTGTGGGAATAAGCGATGAGGATATGCCTAAATTGTTCGGAGCGTTCCAGAAACTAGGCAGCAAACCCACCGGAGGGGAGAAAAGTACCGGCCTCGGACTCTCCATTGTCAAAAAGATTGTAACCGCCCACGGCGGCGATATAAAAGCAGACAGTAAAGAGGGCGAGGGAACAACAATGACCTTTACCCTCCCCGTAAAGGAGCAATAA